A DNA window from Desulfovibrio desulfuricans DSM 642 contains the following coding sequences:
- the ssb gene encoding single-stranded DNA-binding protein, with amino-acid sequence MLNKVMIIGRLGRDPELRYTQSGSPVATLNVATDESYTDRDGNKVDRTEWHRVSVFQRQAENCANFLAKGSLIYVEGSLQTRKWQDQQGQDRYTTEIKAQRVQFLDRKGGDAPREGGGGRGFEDDYGAPAASAAPRGNAPRGGQGGQGAPSARSQNGNAPQGGSRKPQPMDEDLGPAFPSEASNMDDVPF; translated from the coding sequence ATGCTGAATAAAGTAATGATTATTGGCCGTCTGGGCCGCGACCCAGAGCTGCGGTACACCCAGAGCGGTTCGCCCGTTGCCACCCTGAATGTCGCCACCGACGAATCCTACACTGACCGTGACGGCAACAAGGTGGATCGCACTGAATGGCACCGCGTTTCTGTTTTTCAGCGCCAGGCGGAAAACTGCGCCAACTTCCTTGCCAAGGGCAGCCTGATCTACGTGGAAGGCAGCCTGCAAACCCGCAAATGGCAGGATCAGCAGGGCCAGGATCGCTATACCACAGAAATCAAGGCCCAGCGCGTGCAGTTTCTTGACCGCAAGGGCGGCGATGCCCCCCGTGAGGGCGGCGGTGGCCGTGGCTTTGAAGACGACTACGGCGCGCCTGCTGCCTCTGCTGCTCCGCGCGGCAATGCACCGCGCGGCGGCCAGGGCGGCCAGGGTGCCCCGAGCGCACGCAGCCAGAACGGCAATGCCCCCCAGGGCGGCAGCCGCAAGCCTCAGCCCATGGACGAAGATCTCGGCCCGGCCTTTCCTTCCGAAGCCTCCAACATGGACGATGTGCCGTTCTAG
- a CDS encoding acetyl-CoA carboxylase — protein sequence MDNNIEKRIQSLRDRLTYLVDIFAGKHKDNADLLEEKLTAFTARVRSGNVEDPYAELATVEDLFNYVERRLEGSITPMDKVRIVRHAQRICLRDILENVYDNFTEVGGQDEHSLDPSMLIARAVITRRRGKKVYTQSVMVIGQEKGHGAEFRNGGSVKPWGNAKAQQYMRVAETEGIPVHTYIFTPGSYPIEDYPGAAQQIARNIYSMAGLRVPVIAVISEGGSGGAEAIGLADKRLMLSHGYYSVISPEGAAAIEGRIKAGQRATPELIESCANNLKMTAQDNLKFGYIDRVVQEPPLGARPWHFDFFRSLRQEVLRATDEVVISTRTMPGLKGLALARVRKPDANLDEMYTRWGLTSAAKDRLRERRQQKFLRLSRQAARDRRPFFTKMAVATWDWLTKPWVSFKYDFYRKHQMRIRTFMEEIDNEWEVFKSRLLAPWHKLTRKLPSGKAESSKVKELTALSTWSDDGRRSRWNYISPRYKTDRAITCPNSAAYGCLDLWGPDLFAEFAGVCSHCGYHFPMEPEWYVKNVFDLGSVFEFNSEIEAGNPLDFPNFGDRVLDAQKKTGAKSGCMTFEARIDNTKMVVAMLMGTFRGGSVGAAEGYKFVEAAQRAAKKRYPFLAYVHGTAGIRIQEGTHGVIQMPRCTVAVRRYIESGGLYMVLYDTNSFAGPVASFLGCSPYQFAVRSSNIGFAGPGVIKETTGMDIPPKYHRSYRALSRGHIQGIWDRREVRANLKQALLTIGGRNLYYR from the coding sequence ATGGACAACAACATCGAAAAACGCATCCAGAGTCTGCGCGACAGACTTACCTATCTGGTGGACATATTCGCCGGCAAGCACAAGGATAACGCCGACCTGCTTGAAGAAAAGCTGACCGCCTTCACTGCGCGCGTCCGCTCCGGCAATGTGGAAGATCCTTATGCCGAACTTGCCACGGTAGAAGATCTTTTCAACTATGTGGAACGCCGCCTTGAGGGCAGCATCACGCCCATGGACAAGGTGCGCATTGTGCGCCACGCCCAGCGTATCTGCCTGCGCGACATACTTGAAAACGTCTACGACAATTTCACCGAAGTGGGCGGCCAGGACGAGCACAGCCTCGACCCCAGCATGCTCATTGCCCGCGCGGTCATTACCCGCCGCCGGGGCAAAAAGGTATACACCCAGTCCGTCATGGTTATCGGGCAGGAAAAGGGCCACGGCGCGGAATTCCGCAACGGCGGCTCGGTCAAGCCCTGGGGCAACGCCAAGGCGCAGCAGTACATGCGCGTAGCCGAGACCGAAGGGATACCTGTCCACACCTACATCTTCACGCCTGGCTCGTATCCCATTGAGGATTACCCCGGCGCGGCGCAGCAGATCGCCCGTAACATTTACAGCATGGCTGGCCTGCGCGTGCCCGTTATCGCCGTCATTTCCGAAGGCGGTTCCGGCGGCGCGGAAGCCATTGGCCTTGCAGACAAGCGCCTGATGCTCTCGCACGGCTACTATTCGGTTATTTCGCCCGAAGGCGCCGCAGCCATTGAAGGCCGTATCAAGGCTGGTCAGCGCGCCACGCCCGAGCTGATCGAAAGCTGCGCCAATAACCTCAAGATGACGGCGCAGGACAACCTCAAGTTCGGCTACATCGACCGCGTGGTTCAGGAGCCGCCTCTGGGCGCACGCCCCTGGCACTTCGACTTTTTCCGCAGTCTGCGGCAGGAAGTGCTGCGCGCCACCGATGAGGTCGTGATCTCCACACGTACCATGCCCGGCCTCAAGGGGCTGGCCCTGGCCCGTGTGCGCAAACCCGACGCCAACCTGGACGAAATGTACACCCGCTGGGGCCTGACCTCTGCCGCCAAGGACAGGCTGCGCGAACGCCGCCAGCAAAAATTCTTGCGGCTCTCGCGTCAGGCAGCGCGCGACAGGCGTCCCTTCTTCACCAAGATGGCCGTTGCCACCTGGGACTGGCTCACCAAGCCGTGGGTCAGCTTCAAGTACGATTTCTACCGCAAGCACCAAATGCGCATCCGCACCTTTATGGAAGAAATCGACAACGAGTGGGAAGTGTTCAAGAGCCGCCTGCTGGCCCCCTGGCACAAGCTCACCCGCAAACTCCCCAGCGGCAAGGCCGAAAGCAGCAAGGTCAAGGAACTGACAGCCCTGTCCACGTGGTCGGACGACGGCCGCCGCAGCCGGTGGAACTACATTTCGCCGCGCTACAAGACGGACCGGGCCATCACCTGCCCCAACAGCGCCGCCTACGGCTGCCTTGACCTGTGGGGGCCTGACCTCTTTGCCGAATTCGCGGGCGTGTGCAGCCACTGCGGCTACCACTTTCCCATGGAGCCGGAATGGTATGTGAAGAACGTCTTTGACCTCGGCTCGGTCTTTGAATTTAACAGCGAGATTGAAGCGGGCAACCCCCTTGATTTCCCCAACTTCGGCGACCGCGTTCTTGACGCGCAGAAGAAAACAGGGGCCAAGAGCGGCTGCATGACCTTTGAAGCCCGCATCGACAATACCAAGATGGTCGTGGCCATGCTCATGGGCACCTTCCGGGGCGGCTCCGTGGGCGCGGCTGAAGGCTACAAGTTTGTGGAAGCCGCCCAGCGCGCCGCAAAGAAGCGCTATCCCTTCCTGGCCTATGTGCACGGCACGGCGGGTATCCGTATTCAGGAAGGTACGCACGGTGTTATCCAGATGCCCCGCTGCACCGTGGCTGTGCGCCGCTACATTGAATCGGGCGGCCTGTATATGGTGCTGTACGACACCAATTCCTTTGCCGGGCCTGTGGCCAGCTTCCTCGGCTGCTCGCCCTACCAGTTCGCGGTGCGCTCGTCCAACATCGGCTTTGCCGGGCCGGGCGTTATCAAGGAAACCACGGGCATGGACATCCCGCCCAAGTACCACCGCTCGTACCGCGCCCTTTCGCGCGGGCACATTCAGGGTATCTGGGACAGAAGGGAAGTGCGCGCCAACCTCAAGCAGGCCCTGCTGACCATTGGCGGCAGGAACCTGTATTACAGATAG
- a CDS encoding biotin carboxylase N-terminal domain-containing protein — MRETGLDKAQDSIPLQKHKILVANRGEIAMRIMRACRKLGVAFTAIFTAEDAASGHVRLAREQGGEKSLYRVSSYHDANELMAVADEAGCTAVHPGYGFFAEDFRFARRVTKRDRKLIFIGPSWKIIRELGDKINTKRLARSLGVPTVPGSDRPIYDEMEAERIAKSVFEFQDQQGITRPLVLVKASAGGGGMGIEEVYDPDQFRSVYRRIRSYALRQFKDEGVLIEQRITDFNHLEVQVVSDRSGHNPVHFGTRNCSIQSTGRQKRIEVAPGFAPEELKYTFDAGKVLRDIVDYSLTMARKVGYDNVGTWEWIVTRKGEPFLMEVNTRIQVENGVSARISKVNGKGDVDLIAEQIRIGLGEPLGYGQSDITFEGLGIEYRLIAEDPDSNFTPWVGRIEKFAWKDQPWLTMLTHVPTTEPYEIPTEFDPNLALAIIWGKDLEEAKARGLEFLGDLRLEGHNASGEELKSNVNFLAANTERILRF, encoded by the coding sequence ATGAGGGAGACAGGCTTGGACAAAGCTCAGGACAGCATTCCCCTGCAAAAGCACAAAATTCTGGTGGCCAACCGTGGCGAGATAGCCATGCGCATCATGCGCGCCTGCCGCAAGCTTGGAGTGGCCTTTACCGCCATTTTCACGGCTGAGGACGCGGCATCGGGCCATGTGCGCCTGGCGCGCGAACAAGGCGGAGAAAAAAGCCTGTACCGCGTGTCGTCTTACCATGACGCCAACGAACTTATGGCCGTGGCCGATGAGGCGGGCTGCACAGCAGTTCACCCCGGCTACGGTTTTTTTGCCGAGGATTTTCGTTTTGCACGCCGCGTGACCAAACGCGACCGGAAACTTATCTTCATCGGTCCCTCGTGGAAAATCATTCGCGAGCTGGGCGACAAAATCAACACCAAACGCCTTGCGCGCAGTTTGGGCGTGCCCACCGTTCCCGGTTCCGACCGCCCCATCTATGACGAGATGGAAGCCGAACGCATCGCCAAGAGCGTGTTCGAGTTTCAGGATCAGCAGGGCATCACGCGCCCGCTGGTGCTGGTCAAGGCTTCCGCTGGCGGCGGGGGCATGGGCATTGAGGAAGTGTACGACCCGGATCAGTTCCGCTCGGTCTATCGCCGCATCCGCAGCTACGCCCTGCGCCAGTTCAAGGATGAAGGCGTGCTCATCGAGCAGCGCATTACAGACTTCAACCATCTTGAAGTACAGGTTGTTTCTGACCGCTCCGGGCATAACCCCGTACACTTCGGCACCCGCAACTGCTCCATCCAGTCCACTGGCCGCCAGAAGCGCATTGAGGTCGCACCGGGCTTTGCGCCCGAAGAACTCAAATACACCTTCGATGCGGGCAAGGTGCTGCGCGATATTGTTGACTACTCCCTCACCATGGCCCGCAAGGTGGGCTACGACAATGTGGGTACCTGGGAATGGATTGTGACCCGCAAGGGCGAGCCCTTCCTGATGGAAGTGAATACGCGCATCCAGGTGGAAAACGGCGTGTCTGCCCGCATTTCAAAGGTGAACGGCAAGGGTGATGTGGACCTCATTGCCGAGCAGATCCGCATTGGCCTTGGCGAGCCTTTGGGCTACGGGCAGTCGGATATCACCTTTGAAGGTCTGGGCATTGAATACCGCCTGATCGCCGAAGATCCGGACAGCAACTTCACCCCCTGGGTGGGCCGCATTGAAAAATTTGCGTGGAAAGACCAGCCCTGGCTGACCATGCTCACCCATGTTCCGACAACTGAGCCTTACGAAATTCCCACAGAATTTGACCCCAACCTGGCTCTTGCCATCATCTGGGGCAAAGACCTTGAGGAAGCCAAGGCGCGCGGCCTTGAATTCCTTGGGGATCTGCGACTGGAAGGACACAATGCCTCGGGCGAGGAACTGAAGTCCAACGTCAACTTTCTTGCGGCCAACACAGAGCGCATTTTGCGCTTCTGA
- a CDS encoding purine-nucleoside phosphorylase, which produces MQNFQDVQRAATALRDAIQAAQGPLALPLGACRLDPKAAPDADAPVGIVLGTGLSALAEKLQGRVVVPYTDLPGFPASSVEGHAGAFVWGRFDGACGEDDSIGRYALIQQGRCHLYEGRTPAEVCMGVRVMALMGVKTLVVTNAAGGLNPQFDAGGIMCMSDIINNTGHSPLTGINFEEWGPRFPDMCAPLDAELRAMAMETAAKMGLRLERGVYIGVHGPEMETPAETRMYRQWGADAVGMSTVLEIIAARHMGMRVLGLSCLTNKNLPDCMTPAPLEEILAVAAVAGKNLGRLIRAMVTKL; this is translated from the coding sequence ATGCAAAATTTTCAGGATGTCCAGCGCGCCGCAACGGCACTGCGTGACGCCATTCAGGCCGCGCAGGGGCCTCTGGCCTTGCCCTTGGGAGCGTGCAGGCTTGATCCCAAGGCCGCGCCCGATGCGGATGCGCCCGTGGGCATTGTGCTTGGTACGGGCCTTTCTGCTCTGGCAGAAAAGCTGCAAGGTCGTGTTGTTGTTCCCTATACCGACTTGCCGGGTTTTCCCGCTTCCAGCGTGGAAGGGCATGCGGGCGCATTTGTGTGGGGCCGCTTTGACGGGGCGTGCGGCGAGGACGACTCCATCGGGCGCTATGCGCTCATCCAGCAAGGGCGCTGCCACCTCTATGAAGGCCGTACCCCGGCAGAGGTCTGCATGGGTGTGCGGGTTATGGCGCTGATGGGCGTAAAAACCCTTGTTGTTACCAACGCGGCGGGCGGGCTGAACCCGCAGTTCGATGCTGGCGGCATCATGTGCATGAGCGACATCATCAATAATACCGGGCATTCGCCCTTAACCGGAATCAATTTTGAGGAGTGGGGGCCGCGCTTCCCCGACATGTGCGCGCCTCTGGACGCGGAGTTGCGGGCGATGGCCATGGAAACCGCGGCAAAAATGGGCCTGCGGCTTGAGCGCGGCGTATACATTGGCGTGCATGGGCCGGAAATGGAAACGCCCGCAGAAACACGCATGTATCGACAGTGGGGAGCAGATGCCGTAGGCATGAGCACCGTGCTTGAGATCATTGCGGCACGTCATATGGGCATGCGTGTGCTTGGCCTTTCATGTTTGACCAATAAAAATTTACCTGACTGCATGACCCCGGCCCCCTTGGAAGAAATCCTCGCAGTGGCCGCTGTGGCGGGCAAAAATCTGGGTCGGCTCATCCGCGCGATGGTGACAAAACTCTGA
- the typA gene encoding translational GTPase TypA translates to MQHNESLRNVAIIAHVDHGKTTLVDGLFKQGGVFRADQQVDDRVMDKMDLERERGITIAAKNCAVNWKGVKINIIDTPGHADFGGEVERSLSMATGAILLVDSSEGPLPQTRFVLRKTLEAGLPVVVVINKIDRKDARPQEVLNEIYDLFIDLDANEHQLEFPVLYAIGRAGVAMNNIDDEQKDLSPLFDAIVKYIPGPSHDPEQPFQMLVADLDYSDYLGRLAVGRIMHGTVYAKEALACIGEDGQAKPLRATKLQVYDGLQVVEVEKALPGDIVVLAGIEDVTIGDTICTRDNPRAMPRIRVDEPTVAMRFGINSSPLAGREGKIVQSRAIYDRLVKETLRNVAVRVENTADRDAFLVKGRGEFQMAILIETMRREGFELSVGRPEVILRKDENGKVIEPIERLYVDCDEVFMGVVTDKLAQRKGRMLNCVNNGTGRVRLEFSVPSRGLIGYRDEFLTDTKGTGIMNSYVEGYEEWRGDFPTRYTGSIVADRAGAGVAYALFNLEPRGVLFVEPGDPVYEGMIVGEHNRDNDIDVNPTKEKKLTNLRASGKDENVTLTPVKKMTLEHALHFVREDELVEVTPLSIRLRKAELSAMKRYQTAGKRKNN, encoded by the coding sequence ATGCAGCACAATGAATCCCTTCGTAACGTCGCCATTATCGCCCACGTTGACCACGGCAAGACCACCCTTGTGGACGGTCTGTTCAAGCAGGGCGGCGTGTTCCGCGCCGACCAGCAGGTTGACGACCGCGTGATGGACAAAATGGATCTGGAACGCGAACGCGGCATCACCATTGCCGCCAAGAACTGCGCCGTCAACTGGAAAGGGGTCAAGATCAATATCATTGACACCCCTGGCCACGCCGACTTTGGCGGCGAAGTGGAGCGTTCGCTCTCCATGGCTACCGGCGCAATCCTGCTGGTGGACTCCTCTGAAGGGCCGCTGCCGCAAACGCGTTTTGTGTTGCGCAAAACCCTTGAGGCCGGTCTGCCCGTGGTTGTGGTCATCAACAAGATTGACCGCAAGGACGCCCGCCCCCAGGAAGTGCTCAACGAAATTTACGACCTGTTCATTGATCTGGACGCCAACGAGCACCAGCTTGAATTCCCCGTGCTGTACGCCATTGGGCGCGCTGGCGTGGCCATGAACAACATTGATGACGAGCAGAAGGATCTTTCACCTTTGTTCGATGCCATTGTTAAGTATATCCCCGGCCCCAGCCATGACCCCGAGCAGCCCTTCCAGATGCTGGTGGCCGACCTCGACTATTCCGACTATCTGGGGCGTCTGGCCGTGGGCCGCATCATGCACGGCACGGTCTATGCCAAGGAAGCCCTGGCTTGCATTGGCGAGGACGGTCAGGCCAAGCCCCTGCGCGCCACCAAGCTTCAGGTGTATGATGGATTGCAGGTGGTGGAAGTGGAAAAGGCCCTGCCCGGCGATATCGTGGTTCTGGCAGGTATTGAAGATGTGACCATCGGCGATACCATCTGCACCCGCGACAACCCCCGCGCCATGCCCCGCATCCGCGTGGACGAACCCACCGTGGCCATGCGCTTTGGCATCAACAGCTCTCCCCTTGCCGGGCGCGAGGGCAAGATTGTGCAGAGCCGCGCCATCTATGACCGCCTGGTCAAGGAAACCCTGCGCAACGTGGCCGTGCGCGTGGAAAACACGGCAGACCGCGACGCCTTCCTGGTCAAGGGCCGTGGCGAATTTCAGATGGCTATCCTTATCGAAACCATGCGCCGTGAAGGTTTTGAACTTTCCGTCGGCCGCCCCGAAGTTATTCTGCGCAAAGACGAAAACGGCAAGGTTATTGAACCCATCGAACGCCTGTACGTGGACTGCGACGAAGTGTTCATGGGCGTGGTGACTGACAAACTTGCCCAGCGCAAGGGCCGCATGCTCAACTGCGTCAACAACGGCACGGGCCGTGTGCGCCTTGAATTCAGCGTTCCTTCGCGCGGCCTTATCGGCTACCGCGATGAGTTCCTCACCGATACCAAGGGTACCGGCATCATGAACTCCTATGTGGAAGGCTACGAAGAATGGCGCGGCGACTTCCCCACGCGTTACACGGGTTCCATCGTTGCCGACCGCGCTGGCGCTGGCGTGGCCTATGCCCTCTTTAACCTTGAGCCGCGCGGCGTTCTGTTTGTGGAACCCGGCGACCCGGTGTACGAGGGCATGATCGTGGGCGAGCACAACCGCGATAACGACATCGACGTGAACCCCACCAAGGAAAAGAAGCTCACCAACCTGCGCGCTTCGGGCAAGGATGAAAACGTCACCCTTACCCCGGTGAAAAAAATGACACTTGAACACGCCCTGCACTTTGTGCGCGAAGATGAACTGGTGGAAGTCACGCCCCTTTCCATCCGCTTGCGCAAGGCCGAACTTTCGGCCATGAAGCGCTACCAGACCGCAGGCAAGCGCAAGAACAACTAA
- a CDS encoding cache domain-containing protein, producing MRDPHASTREAVEQLIPFMPDIRRCHTVFSQLERQWTWIALTGKINCNAIAATLFDFIFKTRDTFGLLRQDMTSMLGEKLLEKAVREMSPVAQVVMDIIKRNLYERTADVSFLATDGEIVGFLQSGACDVPTLRARLAAYRSKYSVYRDILVLDPQGRVCVQLDTKRPVSASSDPLVRQTLAAQEFVETFRPTDLSPDGRSALVYSHAIRAEGVTDPLGVLCLVFDMDGETADLFAGMARFAQDMVILLLDEKGQAFASSDTRMVPAGRTFARTPEDSFAVTSQASKATLAVSRPSEGYQGYEGQAWQTHVLRNAQSAFASKAAEGLDVALVRREAGFSAQLTSIEEQAGDVMGDLTLAALNGQIMAARQSGNAREDERHAAQALPPILDAVRKMGIEMEHEFHYFTDGLLKTVTASRLNDASFLASITVEIMDRNLYERANDCRWWALTPDFRRILAQPSISRGDLSRLEDILEYINSYYTVYSNLFLYDARGTVVACSQAGERSLYGQQIGEEYVRRTLSLKDSDDFSVSPFRATELYHPKGAAQPTYVYSAPVFAPQGGQAVGGIGIVFDSLPQFADMLGDTLPRNGDGEVITGAASFFAEAGGTVVAASEAHMHPGESCQLQPQWLALGQGECTSQLESVDGVLYAVGCARSRGYREYKRDGRYVNDVFCIVRLPI from the coding sequence GTGCGCGACCCCCATGCGTCCACGAGAGAGGCCGTAGAGCAGCTGATTCCCTTTATGCCTGATATCAGGCGATGCCACACGGTTTTTTCTCAACTGGAACGGCAATGGACGTGGATTGCCCTCACGGGCAAGATCAACTGCAATGCCATTGCGGCCACCCTCTTTGATTTCATCTTCAAGACCCGCGATACCTTTGGCCTGCTGCGACAGGACATGACCAGCATGCTGGGCGAAAAGCTGCTTGAAAAAGCTGTGCGCGAAATGTCGCCCGTGGCCCAGGTGGTCATGGACATCATCAAGCGCAATCTTTATGAGCGCACAGCGGACGTGAGCTTTCTGGCAACAGATGGCGAGATCGTGGGCTTTTTGCAGAGCGGCGCATGCGATGTGCCCACGCTGCGCGCCCGGCTTGCGGCCTACCGCTCCAAATACAGCGTGTACCGCGACATTCTGGTGCTTGATCCGCAGGGGCGGGTGTGCGTGCAGCTTGATACCAAACGGCCTGTGAGCGCCTCAAGCGATCCTCTGGTCAGGCAGACGCTGGCCGCGCAGGAATTTGTGGAAACCTTTCGGCCTACCGATCTTTCCCCCGATGGCAGGTCGGCCCTTGTATATTCCCATGCCATCCGGGCCGAAGGCGTCACCGACCCCCTTGGCGTGCTCTGCCTTGTATTTGATATGGACGGTGAAACCGCAGACCTCTTTGCGGGCATGGCGCGCTTTGCGCAGGATATGGTCATCCTGCTGCTGGACGAAAAAGGTCAGGCCTTTGCCAGCAGTGATACGCGCATGGTTCCCGCTGGGCGCACCTTTGCCCGCACCCCGGAAGACAGCTTTGCCGTGACCTCCCAAGCCAGCAAGGCAACCCTGGCGGTCTCGCGTCCTTCAGAAGGCTATCAGGGCTATGAGGGGCAGGCATGGCAAACCCATGTGCTGCGTAACGCGCAAAGCGCGTTTGCCAGCAAGGCCGCAGAAGGGCTTGATGTTGCCCTTGTGCGGCGGGAAGCGGGGTTTTCCGCCCAGTTGACCAGCATTGAAGAACAGGCTGGCGATGTTATGGGCGATCTGACACTGGCGGCGCTCAACGGGCAGATAATGGCCGCCCGCCAAAGCGGCAACGCGAGGGAAGACGAGCGCCACGCCGCTCAGGCCTTGCCGCCCATTCTGGATGCCGTGCGCAAAATGGGCATCGAGATGGAGCATGAGTTCCATTATTTCACTGATGGCCTGCTGAAAACGGTCACGGCCTCGCGTTTGAACGATGCCTCGTTTCTGGCCTCCATCACCGTGGAGATAATGGATCGCAACCTGTATGAGCGCGCCAACGACTGCCGCTGGTGGGCGTTGACCCCGGATTTTCGACGTATCCTTGCGCAGCCGTCCATCAGCAGGGGCGACCTTTCCCGGCTTGAGGATATTCTGGAGTACATCAACAGCTATTACACGGTGTATTCAAACCTGTTTCTCTACGACGCGCGCGGAACTGTAGTGGCCTGTTCGCAGGCCGGGGAGCGCAGCCTTTACGGGCAGCAGATAGGCGAGGAGTATGTGCGCCGTACGTTGTCGCTCAAGGATTCGGACGATTTTTCCGTCTCACCCTTTCGCGCTACAGAGCTGTATCACCCCAAGGGCGCGGCGCAGCCCACCTATGTGTACAGCGCTCCCGTGTTTGCACCACAGGGGGGGCAGGCCGTTGGCGGCATAGGCATTGTTTTCGATTCCCTGCCGCAGTTTGCGGACATGCTGGGCGATACCCTGCCCAGGAATGGGGACGGCGAAGTGATCACCGGGGCAGCAAGCTTTTTTGCCGAGGCGGGCGGAACCGTTGTGGCCGCCAGCGAAGCCCACATGCACCCCGGCGAAAGCTGTCAGTTACAGCCCCAATGGCTGGCCCTTGGGCAGGGTGAATGCACCTCGCAGCTTGAATCTGTAGACGGTGTACTGTATGCCGTGGGCTGCGCGCGCTCGCGCGGCTACCGCGAATACAAGCGCGATGGGCGCTACGTCAACGATGTGTTCTGCA